Genomic DNA from Garra rufa chromosome 22, GarRuf1.0, whole genome shotgun sequence:
GCTCACTTTGTTTATCCTCTCTAGCTCACAGTCTTTCAATCTctctctgtgtttttctgtcatggACAACATACACAGTTACACAAAATGACCCTATTGATGAATACTAATGTGCCTTGCACATGTTTCTTAAAGTGGCATTATTTGGAAACAGACAAGGAGTACAAGTCAAGGCTTCTTCCTGAGTGTTATATTGTGACAGAAAAAAAGGAAACCACTTATAAACCCAAGGCTGATGCCATGCAGCCATCAGTTGAAAAATTGCTTTCAAGAGACTGGCACAAAACAGTTGTGGCTGTGGCTTGGCCTTGGCCTTGGAGCCCAAACAGTGCAAAAACAATTGCACACTGCACACTGACACAGAGAACACCAAGGATGGGGAATATTTTTACTGTTGTGGGGCATAGTTGCATCCATGTTGGTGTTCAGTACAGTAATGTAGTTCCTGCAGGTGAGATCTCTGACAGTAACACAGTAAGTTTGTAAATTTTGGTTTCAATTTAGCCTCACTTATCCAAATTTTGACACTGCCTTGAGGTTGCAGGTGCTTATTACTCAGTTATGTTGCAATCTTTGTTTGGACTGAACAAAGCACTTCACAAAGCATATTATGCAAATGTAATTGTGTAAAAAGATTACATAAGCATTATTTCCACACTTGTTTTTGTGTTCAAATGGTGTGTTTAAGTCCTCCTGGGAAGTTTGTATTTATTAGTTGGGAATTGTGAAGTCTAGTGTGTTCAAGTCACTTTAGTGCACCTTTTTTATTATATCAAGATTTTTGATACCATAGAAATGTAATAATTCTTGTCACCTGTCatcacaattccgagttataaagtcagaattgcatgatataaactcgcaattctaagaaataatgttgcaattgtgtgatataaactcgccattgcgagttataaagtcagaattctgagttataaactcacaattgcgagttataaagtcagaattgcatgatataaacttgcaattgcgagttattaagtcagaattgtgtgatataaactcgcaattacgagttaagtcagaatcgtgagatataaactcagttctgtGAGCATATCAGTCtgtttttctcctcagaaatgaACTTTAGAAAAACTGGACTAGAaaaacagttctgagaaatgaagtcagaaatgtgtgatataaactcgcaattacgagttaagtcagaaatgtaagataGAAACTCtgaacatcagtctttttttctccagaGAACTGACCTTTGTAACTcactattgcgagtttatatctcacaattctaagtaaaaaagtcagaattgcaagatacaaatgtGCAAtggtgagaaaaaaatcagaattgcgagatacaaagtcgcaattgcaaggccaattctgcaattctgactttatttcttgcaattgtgagtttatatcctgcaaatttgactttatatctagcaattctgactttataactcgcaattgctggtttatatctcacagttctgagaaaaaatgacgcaattctgagaaaaaaagacagaattgcgagacgtaaagtgcATTGAGACTGAGTTTCAACGGCTTAAAATCGCTTGTTTTTTAACCGCGGTGCTTAAAAATGTGTGCAAATGATATGTTTTCATGACCATGTAGCACAGCAATGTCCTTCACAAAACCCAACCAATTGCTACTTAAAACAAGCCCAATTTCATTTTGGAAGGTGTCCCTGGTAAAATCACATTCCAGGGGGTTTCTTACTGACATGCCCCTAACTTACTTTTCTTGCTGACACACCAATGAAAAGTTCAGAGTTTCCCACTCATAAATCCAATTTTGTGGTGATATTCATGTGcgtttaaagagttagttcacccaaaaattgaaattagcccatgatttactcaccctcaaggcaccctagttgtatatgactttcttctttcatttgaatccaatcagagttatataaaaaattgtcttagctcttccaagctttataatggcagtggacaggtgtttctgttcaacagtaccaaaagaagtccaataaagcgcatccatccataataaaatgtGCTCCACGTGGCGTGAATAAAGGCGaattgatgcgtttttgtaagaaaaatatccatatttaaaacttaataatcacttttctctagcctgCATTAACTGTCATATATGTAAGCTTTTCTGGGCGGATGACATAGGACAAATGCGTTGCACAAATGCCGCTGATCTCAtgaaaaccaatgtttgtttacaggagcaaaggaagcaaagattgcttactttagcaaaggaaaaccagtctcctcttggcttatatcagaATTTTCCTCACGCTTCCGCCTTCGTAACTTCTCACACATACATcctactagggctgggcgattaatcgaaaagtaatcgaaatcgacattcagaacctataatcgatcaaatatttccaggtcaattatttcaattactttccctttaaaaacactactgcgtgtggagtcacgtaaccccgctccgttacgttgcgttattccgccgacatgtcgatggagagcttaaacagtatttatacagtaaaaagtatttacaggatatacaagagtaattttatttagaagagatactgcttaatttctacttttaatatttattattattttataaataatttattttgtttccaaaagtgcaagttatttattttcactaatttaagaaaaatgtgacttttcattttaagcaatgtgtgctttaatttcagttgttcaacactgatgttcaataaataatcatagatagtagatagtgtgtgcacccttcattcaaaaatctctcacttgtaatatgtgcgcatatttactgtacaaaacgtgtcagtgaactatgagggcaaaaaaaaaatattatttaaatataattaaatataattttattaatgaataaaataatcgttcattaatcgtaatcgggttaaaatgttcaattaatcgagattttgattttaggccaaatcgcccagccctacatcctacgtcatccacccAGAACAGCTCCCATGTACAAAAGTtagtgcaagctagagaaaagtgattattatgttttaaatatggatatttttcttacaaaaatgcatcgattcaccccctggagccatgtgaggcacttttttattatggatggatgcactttattggacttgttttggactgttgaacagaaacaccggcccactgccattataaagcttgcaaGAGCCAGcaaaattttttatataactcgtctgaaagaagaaagtcatatacacctaggatgttttgagggtgagtaaataatgggctagttTTAATTTTTCAGTGAACTAAACCTTCAACTCATACAATCTATGAATACATAAACACAATCTTTCTAACACACCAAAAGTACCTGCTATGGCATGAAGGTAAAATTGAGGAGGTCTAaagtctctctttttttttaaaggtactCAACTGATTACTACGACCACACATACATCATCACCTTTTTCGTTACATGTTTTATCCTTCCACTTGGTGTGATCATCATCTCCTATGGTAAACTTATGCAGAAGCTCAGAAAGGTTTGTAATATGCTTTTATCTTGAATTTCATTACCTACTTTTATAGCAGATCTttagatataaataaataaaactatcaaAACTACATTCTTAAAGATAATCTTGGACTGCATTTAACCTTAGATCTCTAATATTTTTGATAGGTTTCGAACACTCATGGAAGGCTGGGTAATGCGCGTAAGCCTGACCGAGAGGTGGCGAGGATGGTCATTGTAATGATAGTTGCGTTCATGGTTGGATGGACGCCTTATGCAGCGTTCTCAATTATTGTCACAGCCTGTCCCACGATTCATATTGATCCTCGCCTGGGCTCAATACCGGCCTTCTTCTCAAAGACTGCGGCTGTGTACAATCCCATCATCTATGTCTTCATGAATAAACAGGTACATCTTTGCCATTTGTCATCCTTATCTGACATTTTCAGATCACTTACacattttatgaaaaaataaataatacttagAAGTTTAGGGTGCCACGCTGAGAACAAAAATCTCATTaaagtgttttatattttatttattatgaatcGATTTGTAGTGTTATATGCCATCAATCAATAAAAGACAGAAACGCAACAAGGAATGAAAACTTTTATGGCATATATAACGTACCAAAATTAAACAACAAACTGAACAATGCGTGGCACCGtaaacactatctatctatctatctatctatctatctatctatctatctatctatctatctatctatctatctatctatctatctatctatctatctatctatctatctatctatctatctatctatctatctatctatcgacaTATCGCAGTAAACATCAGTCAGTAATTGTTGATTATTGCACTATGGGAAATGGTTATTATAGTTTCTTGTCACAATTCAGTATGCTGTACTAGAAAAGCCATTGCATGAGCAGGTGGTCTGAACTTCTACACTTTTTTTCTTCTATCATATGTCAGGGACAAATCACAGACATCTGATGCTCTTTACTCTGACAGTTTTGGTTGAGGAGatttaattaatgtattaaatattcatatttaatgtttaaattcACAGAAGTGGAGTTGTCTTTATATACCCaatgaaaaatgtattatatcTTTATACATCCACCTCAGGAAATGTTTGAGTGCCTTTAGCTTTCCTAAGGGAAGGTCTTGGGTCCTCCAGTTCAATTGCTTCAACTGCTGTATCGTCCTTGGCAAACAATGGTTTAAACATCTGACTATTTCCATTTTAAAGATATTCTGTATTCTCTAGTCTACTCTACACAGTTGCTCCATGATatcttattcttttttttttgacatacatTAAGCCACATACATTAAGCTCAAGGAGCGAATTTTCTCCTCGGTGTCCCTGTGGTGTGTCGTTTGATGTAAAGGGCGAAGCAGTGATCTTTTGTAGTCATTTTACTCTGATGACCACCCCTAGGATGTGGGTCCCAGGTGGTTTGGAGCGGAGGCTGCTGGACCCCTTGAGCTGTGCACATCTTCCAGAACTAACCCAGTTCCTTCCCAGCTGTTCCCAGAATAAATTCAGGTCAAGGGTCACAGGGTCGCAAATATCTCTgatgtgagagagagagacagactaCATTATAGAGACAGGAGAACAAACACTTGAGAGTgagagtatgttttttttttaaccatataGCACCGGTAATGCTGCATTGTATTTGGATATCACAAGACCTCTTGAGTATATGGAGAATCCTACAAAAAATGTACTTGTCATATTTGGTCTGTGTATATAGACATGTCTTTTATTGACGTTTGCTATTATTTGGTGTATTCAGTAAGAATGCAAAGTTGATTATCAGTCTTTTCTGAAATGGATTGTATGGAGATTTGATAGATCTGAAATAGAACATGCCTTTGCCTTTGTAGAATATATAATATACTGCtgttttttaatgttgttgtgactttttatcttacagtttagactttttttctcaaaactgtgtgatacaaactctcaattctgacattttttccccagaatataaacttacaattgcaagttatcaagtcagaattgtgtgacataaacttgtgagttataaagtcagaattgcatgataaacttaaaattctgacttttttttcagaattgcaagtttatatcacacaattctgagaaaaaaagtcagaatttttgagtttatatctcgcaatcctgactttacAAATctaaactgtgagtttatatcacgcaattctggttttataactcgcaattttagagttcatatttcacaattttgagaaaaatagtcaaaaagtttacatctcgcaattctgactttataactcacaattgtgagtttatatcacaattctgattttataactcaatcTTATAACTATATAcacaactcgcaattctgagaaaaaagtctgaactgtgagataaaaactcacaattctgagaaaaaaaatccaaattttgagtttatatctcgcaattctgactttataactcataatttagagtttttatttcacaatttttagataatttgtcagaatagtgagatataaactcgaaattctaagaaaaaagtcaaaaagtttacatctcgcaattctgactttataactcacaattgtgagtttatatcacaattctgattttataactcaatcTTATAACTATatacttaactcgcaattctgagaaaaaagtctgagataaaaactcacaattctgagagaaaaaaaaacaaaattttgagtttatatctcgcaattctgactttataactcataatttagagttatttcacaattttgagaaaatttgTCAGAagagtgagatataaactcgaaattctgagaaaaaagtcacaattgtgagatataaacttaaaattctgagaaacgACAAAATTTTAagcttacatctcgcaattctgacattttaactcgcaattgtgagtttatatcacaattttgattttataacttgcaatttagagtttatatttcacaattctgagaaaattagtcagaatagagagatataaactcacaattctgagaaaaaaaatgtctgaattgtgggataaaaactcacaattctgagaaaaaagtcataatttcgagatataaactcgaattctgagaattttttttttttgagtttatatctcgcaattctgactataactcgcaattgtgagtttatatcagaaagtttatgtcagaatagcaagatataaacttgcaattctgagaaaaaaagtctaaattgtgagataaaaaattcagagaaaaagtcaaaagtcaaaattttgagtttatatctcacaattctgactttataacttgcatttgcaagtttatatcacacaattctgattttataactcgcaatttagagtttatatttcacaaacctgagaaaaatagtcagatataaactcgcagctcTGAGAAAAACTTCTgacttgtgagataaaaagtcgcaattaccttggAAACGGACTTCCATAAATCAGTGCAGTTTGTCTTTGCATATTCTGCTTGTATTATTCTGTAAATGTATACAGACCATAGTGCTTCTCGGCATTACAAATTTGACTGAGAGTGTCGCTAATATTATAATTACCCAGGGTACCTCATTTTCATCCACTGCAACCAAAACCTTAAGGAAATGAATATATTTACTTCTCGTGACCTTATCTGCTTTAATTAAGGTCAAGATGTCTTTGTTTTTACATAGAATACATCTTGCTTAATGACCTTTTCCTCGTTTCAATGCAAAGGTTGTGCAAAGGTCTAACTACTGAAAACAAATCTCTACATGGTGGCACAGGAACTGTAAATTAATCAAAgccttttttgtgtgttttgagtTCATAACGAGCATAATTATAATCAtgctttttatttgtatatattgtaTGGAAACTTGACCATCATCCTTACTCAAACTGAAACATTCTTTCTCTCAGTTCAGGAAGTGTCTGATGCAGATGTTTAAAGGAAATGTCACCAATCTGGACTCCACCAATCTGAACCAGACATCAGACAAAGGGGCCACAGCAGAGAGCCACATCGGAGAGATGTCCACCATTGCAGCTCGTGTGCCCATGTCCATGGGCAACATGGAGAAAAGTGAGGATGAAGAGGAAGAGTCAGAGCAAAGTGAGAATGGAGGTCCAAAGCAGCTCTAGGATAGTCGAGTGTGTCCTTTGTAGAGAAGGACTAGTTTGTCTAAATAAATGTATACCTTTAAGCTGTTGTCTAACTAAAGCATAAATCCTACAGTCGTTACCTCTATTGGAATGCATATGTTAGAATGTATTGTTTGTGTTTTCACGTTCTTTGTCGTTGTTTGTATTTCTTTATGTTGTGGCGATTTGCAGTCTTGGTGTATCTGTGTACTTGTCAGTATTGCGTTATTACCTTACATAAATATGAGTGAGGCAGGCAATACATTTCCATACAGTCCTCTGAACAAATGCTTTTCGTTTTCGGATCTGTCTACTCTCACTATATTGCTGATTGCACACTAGTTTGAATGCcaattaaaaactataatattgcAATAGTTTTCAGTTTCAGATCATACAGTGCCCTctactaatattggcacccttggtaaatatgagcaaaggtggatgtaaaaataaatctgcataatttatccttttgatctttcattcaaaaatttcacaaaattgtaacctgtcattgaagtaaatcagcagaacctaggggtgaaatctcattatgaaataaatgtttttctctagttcacgttggccactattattggcacccaattactGCAACATTCTTTTCCCAAGATAagagttctgagttttctccaacaatgtctaatgagtttggagaacacctgacaagagaacagagaccattcctttatacagaatctctctagaatCTCttttcccagcttcatgttggtgcttcttctcttcagtttctatacagggttcaggtcagggaacacaattttgtgttgattttgatgtttgttttggatcatcgtcctgctggaagatgcaaccatggcccattataagatttctaacagaggcagtcaggttttgattttttatctgctggtatttgatagaatccatgaagccatgtatctaaacacgatgtccaggacctccggcagaaaaataggtccacaacattaaagactcagcagtatttttaaccgtgggcttggggtacttttttatccctgtttgcaccaaaaccatctggagggttagctgccaaaaagctcatttttattttcatctgaccatagaagccagtcttgtttgaagttccaatcatgtctgacaagtgaatatgctggagtttgtttttggtgAGCCAGAAgaattttttcttgaaaccctctggaacaacatgtggtgatgtagggggtgtttgatcattttattttaggctttctgaccccaagacttaACAATTCTCTGCAactctccaactgtgatccttggagagtctttggccactcaaactcacctccttatcgtgcattaggatgatatggacacacatcctcttccaggcagatttataacatctttagttgattggactTTCTTAATTATTgtcctgatggtgggaatggggattttcagtgctttagctcttttcttacagccactttctattttgtgaagctcaacaaacttgttctgcacatcagaactacattctttggttttactccttctgatggatgattaagggaatttggcttttgtgttcctcatatttataatcctgtggaactgaaagtcatggctggacaattttatactcctagccacgctggtgtgctaaaaaaaattaatattaatgggaatatacttcagagaaaTTTTACAtagacaaatttctaggggtgccaataattgtggccaacgttaactagagaaaaacatttatttcataatgagacccCCACACCCATTTTCCatagttttacttcaatgaaaggttagaattttgtgaatttttcgaatgaaagatctaaaggataaatgatgcagatttattttcacagtcagcttcgctcatatttactaagggtgccaatattagtggagggcactgtatctgCTTTGCAATAAGATCAATGTCCCTCATCTCATGGAAATAAGATCCTGACAGTTCAGTTTCTTGTCTATTGTTGATTTTGCAGTCTTGTTTTGAAAGGTTTAATGAATTAGAGTGTTTATCAAATTGTATTGATTTAGTAGCCTATGTACACTTTGGTGTATGAGTGCTTGTGTGTTTGAGTGAACTGTCTGAATGTCTTGTTAGGCCGTAATGTTCGATATTTGCTCAACATTTCTGTCTCAATTGAATATTAATATTGATGTTTGTCTGTGGCATGCCAAGAAATATTTtactaatgtatttatttatctattaatGTCTTGAAGTAATTTTGATTTGATGTGTcatatttacacatttttatttatttttaaaacatgtcAATGTTGTAGAACAGTAATAAAACAAAGTGCAATAGTGTTCACTATTTATTAGATAAAAATATATAAGATAAATACTACTGTGACAAATCCATTGTGTTTACTGCATCACACAGAAAACCTGAAATAATAGAATCTTTTAGATGAGAGCTGAGCTCTGTAGGTTCCCTTAAGCTCAGAAGCACTCTTTCAACATCAGCCTGGTAAATGAAAACATctgaattcaatttttttttccttgCCATGGTTTATCACCCTAGGTAGCAAGAGGAACCAAGTATCAGTGCACAAAAGAAGATTCAGCAACAGAGGGCCACCATGCTTGATATCACTCATAAAGTGAAAAGTTAGAAGAGGAAAACAACTTTGGCCTGgagttttaaaggaatagttcacctaaaaaaaataataataaaaatgctgaaaatgtaccttCAGGCCTTTCTGGATATTTAGGATTACACAACTTGCTCACCAGTTGATCCTCTGCAGTTAATGGTGCCTCGTGTctgaaaaacatcacaataatccacaagaaatTCACACAACAAGTCCATCATTAACTtcttatgaagtgaaaaaaaatgtttctaataAACAAATTCATCACTGTAATGTTAATTGGTCACTTCTGGTCCAAATTCCACTCTGTAATACATAAAAATGTTTCCttcgggaaaaaaaaaatctatttcatgTTGTGCTCTGACCTTGAAATCCACCAATTTATTTGTTCAGAACTGTtatgatctgtgcatatttctctcctgattcagactttTCTCCTGATAGAGGACTCTTGTTTAgcagaagcaacagtttaaagttaaaggaacactccacttttttggaaataggctcattctccaactctgctaagttaataagctgagttttaccgttttgaaatccattcagccgttctcctgttctggcgatatcccTTTTATCAtagtttagcatagatcattgaatcctattagaccaatagcattgtgttcaaaaatgaccaacaagtttcgatatttgtcctatttaaaacttgactcttctgtagttatattgtgtactaataccggcggaaaatgtaaagctgcgattttctaggccgataagattaggaactacactcccgcacagtaatatcatgcagcgcctgaaattagttcccagctaggttagcatttccacatgtgctgcgtgatattactgcgcctgctgggTCCAAAAaaggtggagtgttcctttaaaacttTGTTGATTAGCAGATTTTCACCTCATAGGATGTTAAATGTtggacttaaaggaacactccactttttttggaaataggctcattctccaactccccccgagttaataagttgagttttaccattttgaaatccattcagccgttctcctgttctggcgatatcacttttagcatagcttagcatagatcattgaatcctattagaccaatagcatcacgttcaaaaatgaccaacgagtttcgatatttgtcctatttaaaacttgattcttctgtagttatatcatgtactaagaccggtggaaatgcaaagctgcgagtttctaagctgataagattaggaactacactcccattccggcgtaatagtcatggaagtttgctgccgtaatatggccgaagcaggagcagtaatagcACGTAGCACATGTgcaaactagctg
This window encodes:
- the valopb gene encoding vertebrate ancient long opsin b, with amino-acid sequence MPALVAVMESFGSSVTESIDISTPDDPFTGPLKSVAPWNYTFLACLMFIVTSLSITENFTVMLVTLRFKQLRKPLNYIIVNLSVADFLVSLTGGTISFLTNARGYFFLGVWACVLEGFAVTFFGIVALWSLAILAFERYFVICRPLKNVRLGGKHAAMGLVFVWAFSFIWTIPPVLGWNSYTVSKIGTTCEPNWYSTDYYDHTYIITFFVTCFILPLGVIIISYGKLMQKLRKVSNTHGRLGNARKPDREVARMVIVMIVAFMVGWTPYAAFSIIVTACPTIHIDPRLGSIPAFFSKTAAVYNPIIYVFMNKQFRKCLMQMFKGNVTNLDSTNLNQTSDKGATAESHIGEMSTIAARVPMSMGNMEKSEDEEEESEQSENGGPKQL